DNA from Vulpes vulpes isolate BD-2025 chromosome 9, VulVul3, whole genome shotgun sequence:
GAGTCCCAGCCTGAGCTGTTGTTGACAGAAACTTCATTAGCTAGATGGCCTTGGGCATTTAACACCACCTCCTAGCACCCTGACCATCCCAAGTGGTATAATGAGAAAGATCATACTTCCCTCGATGGGTGCTCACCAAGACTGCAAAGTGCTCAGCACAGCGTCTACACACCCAGGAGGAGCCCCGTAAGTGGGaagatctaaaataaaaattgtagcagaaaaaaaaaaaaggtagcagcAAAAGGGAGTTATCTCAGATGAGTTTTGAGGATATGAAAATAGGGTGTCCTTTCAACTACTCAGTTCTGTCTTAACCAGACTGGGCAAGGGAGGCCCttttgaggaggtgacattttagCAGAGAATTGAAAGAGGAGAGGGGAAAACCATGGGGAGATCTGAGGTACagggttccaggcagagggaacagcccgtgcaaaggccctggggcaaggCTGTACCTGGCGTGTTGGAGgaacagtggggggggggggggcacatggcCAGAACAGAGTGAAtgagggggacagagggggagaaggTGAGGGCATAGAGGTACAAGAGGCTTTGGGAGGACTTGGACTTTCACCCTGAGGGAGGTGAGAGCCCTGGTGGGGAGAGAGTCATCACTTGAGTCCCTCTGGCTGCTTTGGGGAGAATAGAcaatggggggcaggggagcagggcaggggtcaCTGCTCTGGTGTAATGAGCAATGATAGGGCTCAACCAGGTAGAGgcagagtattttctttttttaagatattttaaaaattcttttagaaaaaaaaaattcttttagaaagagagtggGCACACACAAtcagagacggggggggggggggggatgggaatctgaagccaactccacactgagctcagagcccaacgtggggctcgatcccacagacgccagatcatgacctgagctgaaaccaaatgTTGAACgctcaatcgactgagctacccaggcacccctgggtggAGACAGAGTCTTGATCCCCAACAGTCTGTCCCCAGAGCAGCTGGAGGCAGTCAGGTGATGACATTTCTCTGCCCCCACaaccttcccccacctcccatttCACTCAGGGTAAAGACCAAAGTCCTCCTGAGGCCTTTGGAGGCCTGCTCCAGCCAAACAGGCCTCCTCTCTGTTCCTCGGATACACCAGGCCTgggtcctgccccagggcctttgcatgggCTGTGCCTTCCACCGGGAACCCTATAACATGAACCTTCCTATCCTTCCCCTTCATCCTTCAGGTCACTGCTCAGAAGCCACGTAGGCACTCACCTGGCTGGATGAACTCACAGCCCCAGCGGAAGGCAATTCAGCTATATctattcaaattaaaatgaacaCGCACTTTGCCCCGGCCATTTCCCTTCTAGAAATTTCTCCTACTGATATTCTTTCACGTGTGACCTGACCTCTGACAGCAATGTTTACATggccagaaaaaaaaggaatcgacCTAAACACTCATTGTTCAGGGAATTAGAGTAGCAGTGCGCCGTCCAAGGAATACTCtctagatgagagagagagagagagagagagagagagagagagatggagcaaGGCAGCTCTGGGTGCAGGACCTCTAAGTCACTGGGTTGAGTGAGCACAGCAAAGTTCAGCCTGGCACGCTGCTGGTGCAAGCGAGAAATGCACTTCCTTGCAGGTGTAACAAACGTCTCCGGAAGGAGACCAGAGAAACTGGCAACAGATGCTGCCCCcctgggaggggagcaggagcaCACATTTTccccttccactttttttttttttaacagcttcattGACATAGAATTCACATagaattcacccatttaaagtgtgcagctcaaaaacaaacaaaaaataaatagagtgTGCAGCTCAACGACTTCTAGCAcgttcacagagttgtgcagctACCGCCAACGGTGGATCGTAATAGAGCAGGTCATCAGCCCAGAAAGAATATTCTTGCATCCCTTAGCTGTCACCCCTGAACCCCCCACACCACCTCCCCCAGCAACCACTAATCCACTTCCTCGCTCTGTcgggatttgcctgttctggacatttcatgagAATGGAATCGTGTGATACGtaggctttttattattattttaagattttatttgtttattcctgagagacgcagagagagagagaggcagagacacaggcagagggagaagcaggccccatgcggggagcccgatgcgggactcgatcccgggactccggggtcacgccctgagccgcccaggcacccggATATGTAGGCTTTTTGCATCTGGCATATTCCACTCACCTTTGTGCGAGCCCCACCCACGACGTGGGACCTGTCTCACCATCAGGGCCTCAtccctttttaaggctggataGTGTGTTCATGGGGCAGCGGGACCCCGTTTTGTGTATCCTTCCCGcactgatggatacttgggtCGCTGCCACTTCTCTGCTACTGTGAATCATGCCGCGGTGCGCACTCACGTACACATGTTTGCAAGGATGTATCTTCTTGTTTCTCTTGACTAGACACCtggggtggaattgctgggtcagaggatGCTGCTGTTGAACATTCGAGGAACCACCAGACTGTTTCCCACGGTGGCTGTACTGTTTTGGGGTTCCCTCCAGCAATGCACAGGGGGCTCCAATcatccccacctcctctctcctccactctTCGTACCTTTAGAATCTTGAAAGTCAGGATTGCGTTCCCTCTTCCGGCCCTCGGTACCATCTGGGAAGGGAGCTCATCCCAGAGACATTTCCTAACCATCGGCTCCAAGGGagcccccaccccatctctcctTAGTTCACGCCCCCCCGGTTTGCATCCGGCCACAGCCTCATCACTGGCCCTATCAGCAATGAGCTGGTTCATTTTCACTGTGCCAACTGTGTGTCCAGCTCCCCCTGCACCCTGACCAGAGCAGGAACCGGGCTGGTCTTCACTGCTACGGATTGTCCTTGAACTTGGCACCAAGTTGATGCAAATAAACGCTGGCTGGATGAATTCCCCCCAAAGTTTCACATCTGCCAAAGGAACGCAGGCCTTCAAAACACGCCCAGATGCAGGAAATCCACTGTTGGGTTTGTACCCCGACATTACTGGGAATCAGGGTGCTTTGGCCACCCTGCCTGACCTAGAATGGGAGTCTCTCTTCACTGGGCCCCTGTGGGAATTGCTGGGCACCTCTCTCAGGTACCGGCCAGAACTACCGCTTGGCCTTGAGTTAGGGCAGTAAGCTCCTTAATGCCTGCAGGATCCTAACGCATGCGAGGAATTTTCGAATTTTCGAATAAGACTGGAGGGATTTAGACTAAAACTGCCTGCAATTAGCCtcctggaggagagggagaagaaagctgaggaggcaggaaggccagAGGCAAGGGTAGAGGTGAGGTCACCTGGGGTCAGAGGTCAGCCCCAGGTCTCCCAAGAGGCAAGGCATCTGAGCTGGAGCAGGGTTTTTCACAACCCGTCCACAGGTTGCAACATAAATTTAGCAGGGGTCCAAGTACACttgtataaaatgaaagaatatgcaaGACCTAAATAGAATGTGTCAGAAAGAAGTCAATTTTGTGGGTAGcaaaatttcttgttttttttttttttttaatagaataagaaaacaaaacagaataaaataagtagagcagcaaatgaagaaaatctgtTTGGTGGCTTGCAAccgacttttaaaaatgaaagaatagaacaaaatataaacatgatGGGTTGCAACAGCTTTGTCTTTATAACATCAATGTGCTGGACCAAATATAATAGTTTTGAATACACAGAATATagaatttatgagaaaaaaattaatttggtgGGTTACAACCAGTTAGTGCTTATAAAATGTtggttttatataaaacaaaataataaagaaaatgtgctgAAAATAACAGGAAAGCAAATCCAGAgggtctcaaaatatttttaaatgattacaatAAACAGGAAGTACCAGTAGGCATGTGTTATGGATAAGTAGTAGTTCATAAAAGACACTTCTGTTTCAAAGATCTAAGTAAGATGTAGATGTAAATACGGATTTGTGTTCTTTGCCATaatattaaaatctgttttaaccATGAGctgtgattttaagaaaaaaagaaaaagggaatagTATATGGCACATACCGTgtgtggcctgcaaagcctaaaatatttgtcATCagttcctttacagaaaaagttcatCCCCAAGGCCCAGAGTTCTCAATGTAAGaccaggaaaaaaatgtcttcaggaTGCTCCCTCTAGCACTTTTATGATATCAAGCACatagaaacaatataaatgtcCATCATTTCCAGGGGAGGGGGGCGCTGATGAGTAAATACATTGTTTTGCGCACACTCAGTGGGCGTCGTGAATACAAATGTACCAGAGTGACAAGTGCCTGCATGCATGCATTTCCAGCACAGAATGCTGAGCTAGGAAAGCGAATTactagaaaaaatggaaaagaaaaaagaaagaaaaagaaagaaagaaagaaagaaagaaagaaagaaagaaagaaagaaagaaagaaagaaagaaagaaaagaaaagaaaaaaaaagaaaagaaaagaaagaaagaaggaaggaaggaaggaaggaagaaaagaaaagaaaagaaaagaaaagaaaaaagaaaagaaaagaaagaaggaaggaaggaaggaaggaaggaagaaagaaagaaagaaagaaagaaagaaagaaagaaagaaagaaagaaaaagaaagaaaggaaatacggACAGcttgatatatttaaagtattaaaatgtataaaacaggagagcctggccagctcagtccatagagcatgcgactcttgctctcagggtcatgaagttGGGTGTGGAgcaaacttaaatttttttaatttaaaaaaatatgcaaaccaGTATTGTATACTTCTGCCACAAGCAGGTGCATTCCTAAAGAATATAAAAGTTCacatgaggggcagcctgggtggctcagcggtttactgctgccttcagcccagggcctgatcctggagacctgggatggagtcccgtgtcaggctcaggctccctgcatggagcctgcttctccctctgcctgtttctctctctctctctctctctctctcataaataaataaaatcttaaaaaaaataaaaataaataaataaataaaagttcacaTGAGGATGACAAATAGCCAGTCTggcaaggaaggggaggaggcaatGAGGCAAAGCATCCAGAACCTACCAGATAATGTTTCCTTTCCTCCTAGAAGATACATTTGTGCTGGTTATACTGTTCTTTACACACTTTGTTCCAAGACAATACATCTTGCAGGAGGTCCCTCCATGTTTGTAGTAAGAACAAATGTGTAGGCACAACAAAGTGATTGctgtaaaattcaaaatgttgCCCTTTGCAGGCAGGGTTGGGGGCTGGGTGCCCATGGAGGACTTTGGGGGAAAACTGCCAAATCTCGACTTCTTGCATGGAGGCTACAAGAGAATTGACTTTGGAATAACTCAGGGTTATCTATTTGCCTCCTGAGGGGTTTCGTGTCTGAGTTGTATTTCTCAATAATGTTTAAGAGTGTTCTTTAAAAGccatcaaaaaaaacaaaaaaacaaagccatcgatatggggcgcctgggtggtgggGTTGATTGAGCGAcccactcttggtttgggctcacgtcatgatctcagggtcgtgagattgaccactcacgttgggctccgtgctcagtgtggagtgtgcttgagattctctccctcccgcTTATGcactctctgcctttctctctaataaatcttttttaaaatccagacatgagggactcctgggtggctctgtgattaagcatctgccttgggctcaggccgtgaccctggggtcctgggattgagtcccgcattgggctccccgcagggacctgcttctccctctgcctgtgtctctgcttctctctctctgtctctctctctctatcactctgtctctcattaataagtaaataaaatctttaaaaaaaaagcatccagatATGCTAAACCCCCAACTCTGGGCAAAgggagcaggggatgggggtgggggatggcatTAGGGAAGGGTCCATGGGGGCACCAACCAGATCTCtcgtgtttttattttatttatttttttccatttaagattctttatttatttatgagagagagagagaggcagagacacaggcaggctccacacagggagcccaacgtgggactcgatcccgggaccccagggtcacgccctgggccaaaggcaggcactaaaccgctgagccacccagggatcccctcgtgtttttattttaaattgtggcGATATACGCATgatataaaatttgccatcttaaccattaGTGTTGAGTACACTCACGTGGCTGTGCAGCTCTGATATTTTATGTCTTAAATGAGCAGAGATCTGAAGCAAAGCAGGAGAATTTGTATATGCTGATAGAGTGGTTTGTAGGAACATGACAGTGGTGTGCTAGGAAATGGTTAACAACCAGCTTTGgtgcagggcagccctgatgtGTAATGTTTAccaatttccctgatgaaaaTACTCCCATGGGGGCCAATTTCAAATGATAACTTGCTGTCACTAATGGGAAGTATAAGGggagtttggaagtatttttcacactatttctctctctctcttttctttggtaTGCTGaaggagaacacacacacacacacatacacacacacactcagttgTAAAAGTATCAAGTTCCTCTGCAAGAAGACACCGGAAGCCAGCAAAAGTGGAGAGTGCTCATTCTAAGTTCCCCCGGCATCACATCAAGTCCTTTAAAACATTATccacaaataaaaagtaaaatggcacCGAAGCCACTCGTTAATATAATGTACATGTGACTTTTATTTGCAATCCAGCAGCCGACTAGTGGATAGAGTGGCTGCATCTTGAGGCATTTATTGAAACGCATCACATAATTTCAACtctatggttttccttttataattcagGGCCCCTAATATTTTCTCCTAAAGTCTGAACTGCCCGGGTGAGCCCTAGGTCTTGGGCTTAGACCGTGAGACACTTCCTTTCTTCTggaaaacagaggcccagagaagtcaagccacttgctcaaggtcacacagcaagtgaacgttggaggtgggggtgaagCCAGGGCCTTGTGGATACTTTAggcttattttacagatgaggaaggaaaTTGATACTCAGAAAGGCAAAGGGTATTGATTAAAGCAAGCTGGGAGATCACACCAGGCTCCTGGCTACCAGATGCCCAAGGCTCCAGATCCTACCTCAGTAGATCTGGAGGATCTAAGTAGATCCTCCTACTTAGGGAGAGTCCCAAAGGCTCAGTTTGCAGGGGCTGTGATGGAGGGCTGTCAGGCAGGCGAGCGGATTTTTTGGCCATGAACCCTCACAGTTGTCCATCTCCCCCCCTTCTAGAACCCTGTATTGGTGGAGGCCGAGAAGAAGGTCTCCTACAACTGCTGCAGCCAGGGCACCATCTGCCTCCAAGTCCAGATGGAGAAGAACACCTTCACGCCGGGGGAGAGGGTCATCTTCACCACGGAGATCAACAACCAGACCAGCAAGTGCATCAAGACGGTCATCTTCGCCCTCTACGCCCACGTGCAATATGAGGGCTTCACCCCCAACGCGGAGCGGCGCTCGCGGGCGGACAGCAGTGAGCTGCTCCGGCAGGAGGCCAACACCCAGATCACACCTTTCAACACCACCAAGATCGTCAGCGCCCTCAACCTCCCGCAGGTGCTGTCCGTGAGCAGCAGCACACGCGACAGCGAGATCATGAGCACCCACTACGAGCTGGTCAGCACCGTCCACCTGCCCTGGTCCCTGACCAGTGTGAAGGCCAAGGTTCCCATCATCATCACCAGTGCCCCTGTGGACACGGCCAGCTGCCAGCCGCTGGAGGGGACGGCGTTAGCCCTGAGCCAAGAGTGCCAGAATTAAGTGCCCAAACTTCTAAATATTAAAAGCTCTATCAGACTACGGGCAGCCCTTTCTTTGCCTTGCGCAGATGGGCTTCAGATAAATCGGGTCGTGGGTGGCAGGTGCCTGAACCTCCCCGCACTGCAGCCACTTAGGCGTCAGGTTCCCCCATCCCCAAACAGTTTACAGAACGCTGGGGACAGATGAAGGGGACTGACCAGGCCTTCCAGTAGACCCCGCCCCGGTTAGTGCTCCAGACCCATGTCCTCGCTGGGGGTCTCACAGTGCCTGGACCCAGGGTCCCCAGCTGGGGCCAGTCTACCCTCCAGGTGCACTAGCAAAGTCTGGCTGCACGGGTTTTCACCACTGAGGGGAATGGGCACTGCTCCAGGCCTTGGGTGAGTGGGGCCCAGGGCTGCTGCTCACCGTCCTGCAACGCCCAGGATGGCCTCACCCCAAGAGAATGATCCAGCCCCAAAGGTCCACAGTGCCAAGGGGAAGAAAGCTTGCATTCACTATATGGGGGTAAAATCGAGTTTGATCCCTAGCTCAAGATACCAGAATAAATCCTGATGGATCAGGCGGTGTAAACCAGGGTGACCCCCCCAGTGCCTGTGAGTtacctcctctctccctcccactctaaccctaacccatgcATGCATTGAAATGTGTTCAGTATCCCAGGATGGTTATGGGATGCAGAGTCTCCTGGGGGTCAGTGGAATCCCCTAACCCAGTGGGCCTCACCCAGAGGGATCCTGCCCCTCAGGGGACACTGGGCAACATCTGAGGACATTTGAGGCTGTCATGACTGCGAGTGTTCCTGGCAgtgagtgtggggggggggggtggtcaggaGTGCTGCTCAATATGTCACAATGAACAAGACGGCCCCCTTGTTAATTGAGAATGATCTGgctccttggggcacctggtggctcagtctgttaagtgtctgcctttggctcagggcatgatctcagggtcctgggatcaagcccccagcattgggctccctgctcagcagggagtttgcttctccctctccctgcccctccccctgctcatgctctctctctctctctctctctctctctctctctcaaataaataaatacaatcgaagaagaacaagaagaacaagaacaagaagagagAATGATCTGGCCCCAacagattcttttatttatttatgatagtcacagagagagagagagagagaggcagagacacaagcagagggagaagcaggctccatgcaccgggagcccgatgtgggattcgatcccgggtctccaggatcgcgccctgggccaaaggcaggcgccaaaccgctgcgccacccagggatccccccaacagattcttaactacagagaacacactgatggtcaccagaggagaagtgggtgggggatgggttaaaaggtgatggggattaagtcatgcacttgctgtgatgagcaccaggggatgtatggaaatgttgaatcactgtattatacacctgaaactaatattagtGTATGTTAATtaagtgaaatttaaatgaaaactttaaaaaggtaatGATCTGGTCCCAAATGTCAGCATGGGCGAAGGAGGAAAGACGCTGGGCTAGGGGCAATCCATGAGGGCAGGTGGTTGCCAAGTGCCAGGGTTGGGTCTGTGGGCCTTTTACCCAAGTGTAGGCCTGTCCCTCCTACACTCACAGCCTCTCAGGGCTAACCCACGTCACTCAGGGTAGAAGTCAAAGTtcccccagcacagggcttgcATATCTGCCCATGTCTCATCTATGATCATTGGTCACCTGCACCTGACCTTATCCCCTACATTCTGTCCTCCCTGCAAATAAAAATCCAGGATCCCCCATTAAGTTTGAATTTCTGAAGGACAATATTGTTTTAGCAGAAGTATGTCCCATGCCATATTTGGGATATGCTGaggctaaaaaaataatttgttgttcGTTTGATATTCCAATTTAACTGGGTATCCTTTACTTTTTTTGGTGATCTGATTGCTCAAGCATCTAGAAAGCTCTCAGCACAAATCAGGCCACCTCTGTCCATTGGGTCCCCATGGCACTCACACTGTCTCTGCATGatcaggaatgaaggaaggaCTTTCCTGACACCACACTGTTCTTATTCTTCTCCCACTTCTCAGATTTTTTGGTGTCTGCTTTCATCAAAACTACATCATCCATACCTCCTCTTTCAGGAAGCCTTCCGGCCATACCAGGAAGCCTTCCAGCACCTCTCACCCTCTTCTACCAGGTCCTGAAACATGGATGACCTTCAAGGGTCATCTCT
Protein-coding regions in this window:
- the ARRDC5 gene encoding arrestin domain-containing protein 5, which translates into the protein MGREHILAKKRMYLLVQGTSDFHKENPLQNPVLVEAEKKVSYNCCSQGTICLQVQMEKNTFTPGERVIFTTEINNQTSKCIKTVIFALYAHVQYEGFTPNAERRSRADSSELLRQEANTQITPFNTTKIVSALNLPQVLSVSSSTRDSEIMSTHYELVSTVHLPWSLTSVKAKVPIIITSAPVDTASCQPLEGTALALSQECQN